In Sphingobacterium sp. PCS056, the following proteins share a genomic window:
- a CDS encoding SRPBCC domain-containing protein, which translates to MSTITVSADINAPLEFVWKLFTLPEHIMRWNTASDDWETTSATNDLRNGGRFSFHMTAKDKSSSFDFGGQYDEVRPLRHISYSLEDNRRVSTTFFENKNVVTIVQSFDSETTHTEEQQHKGWQAILNNFKKYVESQL; encoded by the coding sequence ATGTCAACAATAACTGTCAGTGCCGATATCAATGCTCCTTTAGAGTTTGTTTGGAAACTATTCACGCTGCCTGAACATATTATGCGATGGAACACGGCCAGCGATGATTGGGAAACTACATCAGCAACCAATGATCTTCGAAATGGAGGCAGATTTAGTTTTCATATGACTGCAAAAGACAAAAGCTCTAGTTTTGATTTCGGAGGACAATACGATGAAGTAAGACCTTTAAGACATATTTCATACAGTCTCGAAGATAACCGAAGAGTAAGCACTACTTTTTTCGAAAATAAAAATGTAGTTACCATCGTTCAAAGTTTTGATAGTGAGACCACACATACAGAAGAGCAGCAACATAAAGGTTGGCAAGCTATTCTTAATAATTTTAAAAAATACGTCGAATCACAATTATAA
- a CDS encoding ABC transporter ATP-binding protein — translation MEVSKPIIRISNLRKSYGSKEILKGINLDIYPGQVIGYIGPNGAGKSTTVKILTGLINDFEGEVMVNDIDIKENPLAIKSQIGYVPENAELYDVLTPLEYLDFVGQLYGMENTLIQQRSQQLLKAFGLEQNINNRMDTFSKGMRQKVLLISGIIHNPQIIVLDEPLSGLDANAVIIVKELISLLAKEGKTIFYCSHMMDVVEKVSDRIMLISEGHIIADGTFEQLKTYQSESLEQIFSKLTGKEDGSVEASHIISAIR, via the coding sequence ATGGAAGTAAGCAAACCAATCATCAGAATTTCCAATCTTCGCAAATCTTACGGATCTAAAGAAATATTAAAAGGAATCAACTTAGACATCTACCCGGGTCAAGTCATCGGTTATATAGGTCCAAATGGAGCCGGAAAATCAACAACAGTAAAAATTCTTACAGGATTGATCAATGATTTTGAAGGCGAAGTCATGGTCAACGATATCGATATCAAAGAAAATCCACTAGCTATAAAAAGCCAGATTGGATATGTTCCCGAAAATGCAGAGCTATATGATGTGCTTACACCCCTGGAATATCTTGATTTTGTAGGTCAGCTCTACGGTATGGAAAATACACTGATTCAACAAAGGTCTCAACAATTGCTCAAAGCATTTGGTCTCGAACAAAACATAAATAATAGAATGGATACCTTTTCAAAAGGTATGCGTCAAAAAGTGTTACTGATATCAGGTATTATTCACAATCCACAGATCATCGTCTTGGATGAGCCTTTGTCTGGTCTAGATGCAAATGCCGTCATCATAGTCAAAGAATTAATTTCCCTTTTAGCCAAAGAAGGTAAAACAATATTCTACTGTTCGCATATGATGGATGTAGTGGAAAAAGTATCCGACCGCATCATGTTAATTTCTGAGGGGCATATCATTGCAGATGGCACCTTTGAACAATTGAAAACATACCAATCCGAATCTTTAGAACAAATCTTTTCTAAACTCACGGGCAAAGAAGATGGAAGTGTAGAGGCATCACATATAATTTCAGCAATCCGCTAA
- a CDS encoding pentapeptide repeat-containing protein: protein MISAYYEGEKIVSIDFKKNVFQQAEYDNCRFEKCDFSNNKLNNSIFTDCTFVDCNFSLAELSGTTFQQVFFKNCKLLGLQFQQCNTFGLSFTFDNCNIDHASFYQLKIKKTSFKNCQLKEVDFSESDLTGSSFQHCDLNQALFDQTNLEQVDFRDALNLTLSPNRNKLKKAKFSLLSLPGLLTEYDIKIES, encoded by the coding sequence ATGATTAGCGCATATTACGAAGGGGAGAAAATAGTTTCCATTGATTTTAAAAAAAATGTATTTCAACAGGCAGAATACGATAATTGTCGCTTCGAAAAATGTGATTTCTCCAATAACAAATTGAACAACAGCATATTCACAGATTGTACATTTGTAGATTGTAATTTTTCGTTAGCCGAACTTTCTGGAACTACATTCCAACAAGTATTTTTCAAAAACTGTAAATTATTAGGTCTACAATTTCAGCAATGCAATACTTTTGGTTTATCATTTACCTTTGACAACTGCAATATCGATCACGCTTCTTTTTATCAGCTTAAGATAAAAAAGACATCCTTTAAAAACTGTCAATTAAAAGAAGTAGATTTTTCAGAATCCGATCTAACCGGATCATCTTTTCAACACTGTGACTTAAATCAAGCCCTATTCGATCAAACCAATCTTGAACAGGTGGATTTTCGTGATGCATTAAATTTAACTCTTTCTCCGAATAGAAATAAATTAAAAAAAGCCAAATTTTCACTCCTCAGTCTACCAGGTCTGCTAACTGAATATGATATTAAAATTGAATCCTAA
- a CDS encoding SRPBCC family protein → MKILKKIVFVLLSIVVLLLIIALFVKKDYAVKREITINKPNQEVFDYIKYLRNQNNFSKWAMMDPLMKKTYQGTDGTVGFISAWDSKADSVGKGEQEIVKIEQGKRIDFEIRFIKPFESKDKAYMITDSLSSNMTKVIWGFDGHMNYPMNLMLLFMDFDKMLGQDLEVGLQRLKTKLETE, encoded by the coding sequence ATGAAAATTTTAAAAAAAATAGTATTTGTATTACTTTCCATCGTAGTACTACTTTTGATCATCGCACTATTTGTTAAAAAAGACTATGCAGTCAAAAGAGAAATCACCATTAACAAACCCAATCAAGAGGTATTCGACTATATTAAATACCTCAGAAATCAAAACAACTTCAGCAAATGGGCAATGATGGATCCGCTGATGAAAAAAACATATCAGGGTACTGATGGAACTGTCGGATTTATTTCTGCATGGGACAGTAAAGCGGATAGTGTAGGAAAAGGCGAGCAGGAAATTGTCAAAATTGAACAAGGAAAACGTATTGATTTCGAAATTAGATTTATCAAACCGTTTGAATCAAAAGATAAGGCCTATATGATCACCGACTCCTTATCGTCCAATATGACAAAAGTAATTTGGGGATTTGATGGACATATGAATTACCCCATGAATCTCATGCTGCTATTTATGGACTTTGACAAAATGTTAGGTCAAGATCTAGAAGTAGGCCTTCAAAGGTTAAAAACAAAATTAGAAACCGAATAA
- a CDS encoding SRPBCC family protein — MKNQICVTAQMLIRKPVEQVFQAFIDPAITVHFWFTKSSGKLETGKTIIWEWEMYAVKSTVKVQDIITNEKITVRWGPPETLVEFNFKSLSTDRTYVTIYEKDFQQSGDELLQVLMDSTGGFTTVLDGCKAYLEHGIDLDLIADKFPKQVMM, encoded by the coding sequence ATGAAAAATCAAATATGTGTGACAGCTCAAATGTTAATTAGAAAACCTGTTGAACAGGTTTTCCAGGCATTTATAGATCCTGCTATTACGGTCCATTTTTGGTTTACCAAAAGCTCCGGAAAACTGGAAACTGGCAAAACAATTATTTGGGAATGGGAAATGTATGCTGTAAAAAGTACAGTTAAAGTACAAGATATTATTACCAATGAAAAAATTACAGTACGATGGGGACCGCCCGAAACTTTAGTGGAATTCAATTTCAAATCACTATCTACAGATCGGACATATGTCACGATCTATGAGAAAGATTTTCAACAATCGGGAGATGAACTACTACAAGTTTTAATGGATTCTACCGGCGGATTCACAACAGTACTCGATGGGTGTAAAGCATACCTAGAACACGGAATCGATTTAGACCTAATCGCTGACAAATTTCCAAAACAAGTGATGATGTAA
- a CDS encoding NAD(P)-dependent oxidoreductase — MHHKKIGWIGLGNMGFPMAKNLENAGFPLSVFNRTPSKSEPFTDRSEVYISALELVKNCDIIFTMVSNDAAIIDLYADIFQLEDIEGKLFVDMSTISKELTLRTARQLKEKQARFIDAPVAGSTVPAKEGTLIIMAGGDEKDLQEVLPYFQKLGKAVKHLGPTGQGISAKLAINYFLSITYQGLAETVLFGEQSGIKREDMLEIINESASGSGATKVKTPLLLQQDYSAAFALDLMLKDINLAKNEGANSPLSKVLIETYQQAHDAGFGKQDVIGIINYLKQIQ, encoded by the coding sequence ATGCATCATAAAAAGATAGGTTGGATCGGACTCGGAAACATGGGGTTTCCGATGGCAAAAAATCTCGAAAATGCTGGATTTCCGCTTTCTGTTTTCAATAGAACACCCAGCAAATCAGAACCTTTTACAGATCGATCAGAAGTCTATATCAGTGCCCTTGAATTGGTCAAGAACTGTGATATCATTTTTACAATGGTTTCCAACGATGCTGCCATTATAGATCTATACGCAGATATTTTTCAACTTGAAGACATTGAAGGAAAATTATTCGTTGATATGAGTACTATTTCCAAAGAACTTACGCTCCGCACAGCGCGCCAGCTAAAAGAAAAGCAAGCACGCTTCATCGATGCACCTGTAGCTGGCAGTACAGTACCGGCCAAGGAAGGGACATTGATTATTATGGCAGGTGGTGATGAAAAAGATCTTCAGGAGGTACTGCCCTATTTTCAAAAGCTGGGTAAAGCAGTAAAACATCTCGGTCCTACCGGACAAGGTATCTCAGCCAAATTAGCTATCAATTATTTTCTATCCATTACTTACCAAGGACTTGCCGAAACCGTACTATTTGGTGAGCAAAGTGGTATAAAGAGAGAAGACATGCTAGAAATTATCAATGAAAGCGCAAGCGGTAGTGGTGCCACGAAGGTAAAAACGCCACTTCTCCTACAACAAGATTACTCAGCTGCGTTTGCTTTAGATCTCATGTTAAAAGATATCAATCTAGCTAAAAATGAAGGAGCGAATAGTCCGCTGAGCAAGGTATTAATCGAGACTTATCAACAGGCCCACGATGCAGGTTTTGGAAAGCAAGATGTTATCGGCATAATCAATTATCTAAAACAGATTCAGTAA
- a CDS encoding VF530 family DNA-binding protein, translated as MEQKNNPLHGQRLDTILEYLVAYFGGWEGLGERINVKCFNENPSIKSSLVFLRKTPWARKKVEELYLKIYQYESK; from the coding sequence ATGGAACAAAAAAATAACCCACTTCATGGACAACGATTGGACACCATATTAGAATACCTGGTTGCCTACTTTGGAGGTTGGGAAGGCTTAGGTGAGCGCATCAACGTCAAATGCTTCAATGAAAATCCAAGTATAAAATCTTCACTCGTTTTTTTAAGAAAAACACCTTGGGCAAGAAAAAAGGTAGAAGAATTGTATCTCAAGATATATCAGTACGAAAGTAAATAG
- a CDS encoding serine hydrolase domain-containing protein — MKKIAFITLLFFSGSSLSAQQIAENTVDSLVQKALSAFNVPGIAVGIVKDNQVILAKGYGIADLNRKNKVYASTNFGIASNSKAFTTSALAILVDEGKINWDDRVQKYIPEFKLYNDYVSQNFTIRDLLTHRSGLGLGAGDLMIWPDGHDFSPKDIVHNIRFLKPTSDFRTKYDYDNLLYIIAGEVLEKVSGQQWQEFIQQRIFKPLEMNHSAPNWNLLMDRDDVISPHVPIDGKNQVSTRYTNTILDAAGGIYSNVEDLNKWMIFHLNNGEHQGKQLISKKQLKELTSPQTIMPVRTTAPYHSLFKNYGLGFVLTDVAGKLEVSHTGGLEGIVTQIVMIPQLKLGIVVLTNQQEGAAFTAICNSIKDFYLGIPDQHWITTYQDLIAKNNADADLITQKTWQIVDEHKNIKNQHHQTIEGTYNDNWLGEVALHMNKNGQLEFISKRSPQLTGELFYYQDNTYAVKWYNRFMYADAFVYMDIQDNQVAGFTMKPISPQTDFSFDFQDLNFKKQTNNGTKK; from the coding sequence ATGAAAAAAATAGCCTTTATAACACTCCTATTTTTTAGCGGATCGTCTTTATCTGCCCAGCAAATAGCAGAAAATACCGTAGACTCTCTCGTTCAAAAAGCATTGTCCGCTTTTAATGTACCCGGAATTGCAGTAGGTATTGTCAAAGACAATCAAGTCATCTTGGCCAAAGGATACGGTATTGCAGATTTAAACAGAAAAAACAAGGTTTATGCAAGTACAAATTTCGGTATTGCATCTAATTCCAAAGCTTTTACAACATCTGCACTAGCGATCTTGGTTGATGAAGGGAAAATTAATTGGGATGATCGAGTTCAAAAATATATCCCCGAATTCAAATTATATAATGACTACGTCAGTCAGAATTTTACGATTCGAGATTTGCTGACCCATAGAAGTGGTTTAGGCTTGGGAGCAGGAGATTTAATGATCTGGCCAGACGGACATGACTTTAGCCCAAAAGACATCGTCCATAATATCCGGTTTTTAAAACCAACTTCCGACTTTCGTACAAAATATGATTATGACAATCTTTTATACATCATCGCTGGAGAAGTATTAGAAAAAGTATCTGGACAACAGTGGCAAGAATTTATTCAACAAAGAATTTTTAAACCACTAGAGATGAATCATTCAGCTCCAAACTGGAACTTATTAATGGATCGAGACGATGTCATTTCCCCTCACGTACCGATAGATGGAAAAAATCAAGTTAGCACACGATATACCAATACAATCTTAGATGCGGCTGGTGGAATATACTCAAATGTTGAAGACCTCAACAAATGGATGATCTTTCATCTAAATAATGGGGAGCATCAAGGAAAACAATTGATATCTAAAAAACAACTGAAAGAATTGACGAGTCCCCAGACCATTATGCCGGTGCGGACCACTGCACCATACCACTCCTTATTTAAGAATTACGGACTAGGCTTTGTCCTTACAGATGTAGCAGGAAAATTGGAAGTTTCGCATACCGGAGGTTTAGAAGGAATTGTCACTCAAATCGTTATGATTCCACAATTAAAGCTAGGCATTGTCGTATTGACCAATCAACAAGAAGGTGCTGCATTCACTGCCATATGCAACAGTATAAAAGATTTCTACCTAGGTATTCCAGATCAACATTGGATCACGACCTATCAAGATCTGATCGCAAAAAATAATGCCGATGCCGATCTCATAACGCAAAAAACATGGCAGATCGTAGATGAGCATAAAAATATAAAAAATCAGCACCATCAAACCATAGAAGGCACATATAATGATAATTGGCTTGGGGAAGTAGCCCTTCATATGAATAAAAATGGACAGTTAGAATTTATTTCTAAACGTTCGCCACAGCTCACTGGGGAACTATTCTATTATCAAGACAACACCTATGCTGTCAAATGGTATAATCGCTTTATGTATGCTGATGCATTTGTATATATGGACATTCAAGACAATCAGGTCGCTGGATTTACAATGAAACCGATTTCTCCGCAGACAGATTTCAGTTTTGACTTTCAAGATCTCAATTTTAAAAAACAGACAAACAATGGAACAAAAAAATAA
- a CDS encoding SDR family oxidoreductase, with translation MSTTQGMLRDDALKGKNILITGGGTGLGKAMTRYFLQLGAQCLITSRKDDVIQQTATELSQETKGRCIAIACDVRDYESVEKVIAFGIQELGSIDVLVNNAAGNFISPTERLSHRAFESVLGIVLQGTINCTLALGKIWIANKDQDKTILNIVTTYASTGSGYVVPSACAKSGVLAMTRSLAVEWGRKGIRLNAIAPGPFHTTGAFDRLFPSNLSETLNPINRIPLGRTGDLQELANLAAYLVSDYSAYVNGDVITIDGGEWLKGAGEFNGLDAVTDEQWDTVEKLTRGAKST, from the coding sequence ATGAGTACGACACAAGGCATGCTTCGTGATGATGCATTAAAAGGAAAAAACATTTTAATTACCGGCGGTGGTACTGGGCTTGGTAAAGCCATGACCAGATATTTTTTACAATTAGGTGCCCAATGCCTGATCACGAGCCGCAAAGATGATGTCATACAGCAAACCGCAACAGAACTAAGTCAAGAAACAAAAGGTAGGTGCATCGCTATAGCATGCGATGTCCGTGATTATGAATCTGTAGAGAAAGTCATAGCTTTTGGTATTCAAGAACTAGGTTCCATTGATGTTCTGGTCAATAATGCTGCTGGAAATTTCATATCCCCTACAGAAAGACTAAGCCACCGTGCATTTGAATCTGTCTTAGGAATTGTCCTACAAGGTACCATTAACTGCACCTTAGCTCTTGGAAAAATCTGGATTGCCAATAAAGATCAAGATAAAACGATTTTGAATATTGTGACTACCTATGCAAGTACAGGTTCAGGATATGTAGTTCCTTCAGCTTGCGCCAAATCAGGCGTATTGGCGATGACAAGATCATTAGCCGTAGAATGGGGACGTAAAGGGATTCGATTGAATGCCATTGCACCAGGCCCCTTTCATACCACTGGAGCTTTTGACCGTCTTTTTCCAAGCAACCTAAGTGAAACCCTCAACCCTATCAATAGAATTCCATTAGGTCGCACGGGCGACTTACAAGAACTGGCCAATTTAGCGGCATATCTCGTATCTGATTATTCAGCTTATGTCAATGGTGATGTCATCACGATAGATGGTGGAGAATGGCTAAAAGGTGCCGGAGAATTCAATGGACTCGATGCGGTGACTGATGAACAGTGGGATACGGTAGAAAAATTGACCCGAGGAGCAAAAAGCACTTAA
- the tsf gene encoding translation elongation factor Ts, whose product MSVQISASDVNKLRQQTGAGMMDCKKALVEANGDFEAAVDYLRKKGAKVAASRQDRDSNEGVIIAKAATDGKSGIVVEVNCETDFVAKNADFVAFAESVAEVALANKPASLEDLKALEIGGTKIADLLIDQTGKIGEKIDVSKYETISAEKVVAYIHANYRLGVLVGLSAAADGVEEAGKDVAMQIAAMNPIAIDKDGVDSHTIEREMAIAKEQIIAEGKPAEMAEKIAAGKLNKFYKETTLLNQEFVKDNSKSIAQFLDSVSKGLTVTAFKRVQLGA is encoded by the coding sequence ATGTCAGTACAAATTTCTGCATCAGATGTAAACAAGTTGCGTCAACAAACAGGCGCAGGTATGATGGATTGTAAAAAAGCGTTAGTAGAAGCAAACGGTGATTTTGAAGCTGCTGTTGATTACTTACGTAAAAAAGGAGCTAAAGTTGCTGCTAGCCGTCAAGACCGTGATTCTAACGAAGGTGTTATCATTGCTAAAGCTGCTACTGATGGTAAATCAGGTATCGTAGTTGAAGTAAACTGTGAGACAGATTTCGTAGCTAAAAATGCTGATTTCGTAGCTTTCGCTGAGTCAGTTGCTGAAGTTGCTTTGGCTAACAAACCTGCTTCTTTAGAAGACTTAAAAGCGTTAGAAATCGGTGGTACTAAAATCGCTGATTTATTAATCGATCAAACAGGTAAAATCGGTGAGAAAATTGACGTTTCTAAATACGAAACTATTTCTGCTGAGAAAGTTGTTGCTTATATCCACGCAAACTACCGTTTAGGTGTTTTAGTAGGTTTATCAGCTGCTGCTGATGGTGTTGAAGAAGCGGGTAAAGATGTAGCTATGCAAATCGCTGCAATGAACCCTATCGCTATCGATAAAGATGGTGTAGATTCACATACTATTGAGCGTGAAATGGCTATTGCTAAAGAACAAATCATCGCTGAAGGAAAACCTGCTGAAATGGCAGAAAAAATCGCTGCTGGTAAATTGAATAAATTCTACAAAGAAACAACTTTGTTGAACCAAGAATTCGTTAAAGATAACTCTAAATCTATCGCACAATTCTTAGATTCAGTTTCTAAAGGTTTAACAGTTACAGCGTTCAAACGTGTTCAATTAGGAGCATAA
- the rpsI gene encoding 30S ribosomal protein S9, with amino-acid sequence MSTTNTSGRRKTAVARIYLTAGSGVLTINGKDYKEYFPTLPLQYIVTQSLEVAGQAGNFDAKVNVNGGGVKGQAEAVRLAIAKALVELDPEVKPALRAKGLVTRDDRMVERKKPGRKKARKRFQFSKR; translated from the coding sequence ATGTCAACAACTAATACTTCAGGAAGAAGAAAAACTGCTGTTGCCCGCATTTACTTAACTGCTGGTAGCGGAGTCCTTACTATTAATGGTAAAGACTACAAAGAATATTTCCCAACATTGCCATTGCAATACATTGTTACTCAATCATTAGAAGTAGCAGGTCAAGCTGGGAATTTTGATGCGAAAGTGAACGTTAATGGAGGTGGTGTAAAAGGACAAGCTGAGGCTGTTCGTTTGGCTATTGCGAAAGCATTAGTTGAATTAGACCCAGAAGTTAAACCAGCTTTACGTGCTAAAGGTTTAGTAACACGTGATGACCGTATGGTTGAGCGTAAAAAACCAGGACGCAAGAAAGCTCGTAAGAGATTCCAATTCAGTAAACGTTAA
- the rplM gene encoding 50S ribosomal protein L13 produces MNTLSYKTVSANKNTINKEWIVVDAEGEILGRLASEIAKVIRGKHKPSFTPHVDCGDNVIVINAEKIRLTGNKLGDKTYVRYTGYPGGQRFITPKELLAKHPERIIEKAVRGMLPKNRLGRQLFKNLYVYAGTEHKQEAQNPKPVKF; encoded by the coding sequence GTGAATACGTTAAGTTACAAAACTGTCTCTGCCAACAAGAACACCATCAACAAAGAATGGATCGTTGTTGATGCTGAAGGCGAGATTTTGGGGCGCTTGGCAAGCGAAATTGCGAAAGTAATTCGCGGAAAGCACAAGCCATCGTTTACCCCTCACGTAGATTGCGGAGATAATGTTATCGTTATCAATGCAGAAAAAATTAGATTGACAGGTAATAAATTGGGCGACAAAACTTACGTTCGCTACACGGGATACCCGGGTGGTCAACGTTTCATCACTCCAAAAGAATTATTGGCAAAACACCCTGAGCGCATCATTGAGAAAGCTGTTCGTGGTATGCTTCCTAAAAACCGTTTAGGTCGTCAATTGTTTAAAAATCTTTATGTTTATGCTGGAACTGAGCACAAACAAGAGGCTCAAAATCCAAAACCAGTTAAATTTTAA
- a CDS encoding tetratricopeptide repeat protein produces MFKKYLKYALLVTMLSAAGETALAQNSTPEKPYSQQLKNIEAFLRKGDYKQAMDSLDAITTRYPKADDVYFTKAVLFGQMRNADRALEEVNKALEIDPKNEYLSFSIDVNKGKGDLASAIRSLDMLMNKDHVNIAALNREKIMLLFNNEQKEEAFARYKNVRESAGATDTLDVIGATLLLDKNDFPAVINVLEPWANKKSPLAQVYSQLAQAYRENKEPKKSLAVLNAGVLNTKDDYLFLDLADEYRLSGKGKLSFEYLKQAFSSKTIDFSEKNRIILSLLAPNSSFTLDQAQELANILVDMHPRVAESHVAKGQVNWMRNDLVGAQSSFSIAVGINPYQIDAWRMLINVDLAMEQYDQAIAHGGEALHNIPNNPVILYFSSIAYTLKGNYELARNLMEAALNNGQNENAIFQSNIYSGLGDIYHSLKMESASDVAYREAIHLDSTNVSAMNNLAYYLSLRNQDLEDAAHFAETANKLRPNDATLEDTYAWVLFKQGKYADALVWIEKAIKNSNTISAVLLEHYGDILIKNKKPAEAMKQWKLALSRGGQSEIDLDKLKEKINAKAYVE; encoded by the coding sequence ATGTTTAAAAAATATTTGAAGTATGCGCTATTAGTAACAATGTTATCTGCAGCTGGAGAAACAGCATTAGCACAAAATAGTACCCCAGAAAAACCTTATTCGCAACAATTAAAAAATATAGAAGCTTTTTTAAGAAAGGGTGATTATAAACAGGCGATGGATTCGTTAGATGCGATTACAACGCGTTATCCCAAAGCAGATGACGTTTATTTTACGAAGGCAGTATTATTTGGACAGATGAGAAATGCTGATCGTGCTCTGGAGGAAGTAAATAAAGCGCTCGAAATAGATCCTAAAAACGAATATTTAAGTTTTAGTATTGATGTCAATAAGGGTAAAGGCGACCTAGCAAGTGCAATCCGGTCATTGGATATGTTAATGAATAAGGATCATGTCAATATCGCTGCATTAAATAGGGAAAAAATCATGTTATTGTTCAATAATGAACAAAAGGAAGAAGCTTTTGCACGTTATAAAAATGTCCGTGAATCGGCCGGTGCTACTGATACATTGGATGTCATTGGGGCTACTTTGTTATTGGATAAAAACGATTTTCCTGCTGTAATCAATGTTTTGGAACCTTGGGCTAATAAAAAATCTCCTTTAGCACAAGTATATAGTCAATTGGCGCAAGCGTATCGTGAAAATAAAGAGCCTAAAAAATCACTTGCTGTTTTGAATGCGGGTGTTTTAAATACTAAGGATGATTATCTTTTTTTGGATTTAGCTGATGAATATCGTTTATCGGGTAAAGGAAAACTCTCATTTGAGTACTTAAAACAGGCTTTTTCGTCTAAAACTATTGATTTTTCGGAAAAAAATAGAATTATTTTATCCCTCTTGGCTCCGAATAGCAGCTTCACACTCGATCAGGCGCAAGAGCTGGCGAATATTTTAGTAGATATGCATCCGCGTGTAGCAGAAAGCCATGTCGCAAAAGGGCAAGTAAACTGGATGCGTAATGACCTTGTTGGTGCACAATCATCATTTTCGATTGCCGTAGGGATCAATCCCTATCAAATTGACGCTTGGCGGATGTTGATCAATGTCGATCTGGCCATGGAGCAGTATGATCAAGCGATAGCGCATGGGGGAGAGGCTTTACACAATATCCCAAACAATCCTGTTATCTTGTATTTCAGTTCGATTGCCTATACATTAAAGGGTAATTATGAGCTTGCTCGTAATTTGATGGAAGCTGCACTGAATAATGGGCAAAATGAAAATGCTATTTTTCAATCCAATATATATAGCGGACTGGGTGATATCTACCATTCACTTAAAATGGAATCAGCGTCGGATGTGGCCTATAGAGAAGCGATTCATCTAGATAGTACAAATGTAAGTGCTATGAACAATTTAGCCTATTATTTGTCGTTAAGAAATCAGGATTTAGAAGATGCGGCCCATTTTGCTGAAACTGCAAATAAGTTGAGACCAAATGATGCAACCTTAGAGGATACGTATGCTTGGGTGCTATTTAAACAGGGTAAGTATGCTGATGCTTTGGTCTGGATCGAAAAAGCTATTAAAAATTCAAATACGATTTCTGCAGTTTTATTAGAGCACTATGGTGATATTCTAATTAAAAATAAAAAACCTGCAGAAGCAATGAAGCAATGGAAACTAGCGTTAAGTAGAGGTGGTCAATCAGAAATAGACTTGGATAAGTTAAAAGAAAAAATAAATGCGAAAGCTTATGTGGAGTAG
- a CDS encoding DUF4292 domain-containing protein, translated as MRKLMWSRSIAIMAVLLIFASCSTKKKVAKVKSDPVEILTIDKEDSKTEIAQKFLLSNLEFTTFSGKAKSKISIGKSSQDATVNIRIEKDKKIWISITALLGIEVGRVLITPDSVQILNKFQGEYTGKPFSYLYQYASEDLTFANVQDLLLANFSTNLLNANNFEVDQKSIPMQLKGQKNELTYRYLVNQQNKLDSFSLEQVAKGQKLEANYAGYSNNGGMLFPMALELLISGGDTAISANFNYSRVSFNEALEMPFTISNKYKVIH; from the coding sequence ATGCGAAAGCTTATGTGGAGTAGATCTATTGCTATAATGGCCGTGCTTTTAATATTTGCGTCTTGTAGTACGAAGAAGAAAGTTGCGAAAGTGAAGAGTGATCCTGTAGAGATTCTGACGATAGATAAGGAAGATTCTAAGACCGAAATTGCGCAAAAATTTTTATTATCTAACTTGGAGTTTACGACGTTCTCGGGCAAAGCTAAGAGTAAAATAAGTATTGGAAAATCTTCTCAAGATGCAACGGTGAATATCAGAATAGAGAAAGATAAGAAAATATGGATTTCCATTACTGCATTGTTAGGTATTGAGGTTGGGCGAGTTTTGATTACACCGGATAGTGTTCAGATCTTAAATAAATTTCAAGGTGAATATACTGGAAAACCATTTAGTTACTTGTACCAATATGCAAGTGAGGATTTGACTTTTGCAAATGTACAAGATCTGCTTTTGGCGAATTTTTCTACAAATCTGTTAAATGCCAATAATTTTGAAGTGGATCAAAAAAGTATACCGATGCAATTGAAGGGTCAAAAGAATGAACTTACTTATAGGTATTTAGTGAACCAACAAAATAAATTGGACTCGTTTAGCTTAGAACAAGTTGCTAAGGGACAAAAATTGGAAGCAAATTATGCAGGCTATTCAAATAACGGAGGGATGTTGTTTCCGATGGCACTTGAATTACTGATTTCGGGAGGTGATACCGCTATAAGCGCTAACTTTAATTATAGCAGAGTATCGTTCAATGAGGCACTGGAAATGCCTTTTACAATCTCCAACAAATACAAAGTAATTCATTAA